In the genome of Streptomyces sp. NBC_00190, one region contains:
- a CDS encoding methyltransferase domain-containing protein, which translates to MHLDDRRRELAEAMETQGLWPADSPWVRRAILDTVPRHQFAPDRLWTWNGHDQYVPVDRGRDQDAWADLVYAGPEDSAITQILDGLPSSSLSCVAVVADMLDSLILEPGHRVLEVGTGAGWNAGLLAARAGAGLVTSVEVDAGLAAAADRRLTAAGLDVAVHAGDGNAGWPGAAPYDRLIATYAVDDVPWTWVEQTRPGGRLVIPWGRLGHVALTVADGGKSATGWVQGLGMFMPSRGIDQGREHHAIRGNGPPSRPVHVERDLRPFTDPHLVFALRVSHPDIRIATEETEDGLTVRLHDGVSSWATATTGQTGTTAAYEGGPRQLLVEVETGRQHWESRDTPPLWDFGMTVTPEGLQVWSGTAHAGPYMP; encoded by the coding sequence ATGCACCTCGATGACCGTCGGCGCGAGCTGGCGGAGGCCATGGAAACCCAGGGCCTGTGGCCGGCGGACTCCCCGTGGGTCCGCCGCGCCATCCTGGACACCGTGCCCCGCCACCAGTTCGCCCCCGACCGGCTGTGGACGTGGAACGGGCACGACCAGTACGTGCCCGTCGACCGCGGCCGCGACCAGGACGCGTGGGCCGACCTTGTGTACGCGGGCCCCGAGGACTCGGCCATCACCCAGATCCTCGACGGCCTGCCCAGCTCCAGCCTGTCCTGCGTCGCCGTCGTCGCGGACATGCTCGACTCCCTCATCCTGGAGCCCGGCCACCGGGTCCTGGAGGTCGGGACCGGCGCCGGCTGGAACGCCGGACTCCTCGCCGCCCGCGCCGGCGCAGGACTCGTCACCAGCGTCGAGGTCGACGCCGGCCTCGCGGCGGCCGCCGACCGGCGCCTGACCGCGGCCGGGCTCGATGTCGCCGTACACGCCGGAGACGGCAATGCCGGCTGGCCCGGGGCCGCGCCATACGACCGACTCATCGCCACCTACGCCGTTGACGACGTTCCGTGGACGTGGGTCGAGCAGACCAGACCCGGCGGCCGCCTCGTCATCCCCTGGGGCCGTCTCGGGCACGTCGCGCTCACCGTCGCCGACGGCGGCAAGTCCGCGACCGGCTGGGTACAGGGTCTCGGGATGTTCATGCCCAGTCGCGGCATCGACCAGGGCCGCGAGCACCACGCCATCCGCGGCAACGGCCCGCCCAGCCGTCCGGTCCACGTGGAGCGAGACCTACGGCCGTTCACCGACCCGCATCTGGTCTTCGCACTCAGGGTGTCCCACCCGGACATCCGAATCGCCACCGAGGAAACCGAGGACGGTCTCACCGTCCGGCTGCACGACGGCGTCAGCTCCTGGGCCACCGCCACCACCGGCCAGACAGGCACCACCGCGGCGTACGAAGGCGGCCCCCGTCAGCTCCTGGTCGAAGTCGAAACCGGCCGACAGCACTGGGAAAGTCGCGACACCCCGCCGTTGTGGGACTTCGGAATGACCGTCACACCCGAGGGGCTCCAGGTCTGGTCCGGCACCGCCCATGCCGGACCGTACATGCCCTGA